In Methylomonas sp. MK1, the following are encoded in one genomic region:
- the pstA gene encoding phosphate ABC transporter permease PstA, translating into MMKAWFKSGSPWIWMTAGAVSLNLILVVGLLLLIAVRGLGHFWPADIIEYRYQDRDGPESSIIGEAVATSLLPAAQARAAGHELLDNGEYLVQHLVKTGNRDILGSDFRWIQQQYIHSQSTPDDLIMVERREWGNFYGRLLAVKEDGVVIAQGEQAWQVAQQKLATVLNQHDEIDSLQDHEVGAINYELERLRLKQRGLELKNAWNDAAKQEFAAQKQTYEKQYQVIQQQIGKLSKESKRYSLVVAEAGNKEISLPLNRVVKMTRPNTMSVLDKCGEYVANFATFVSDEPREANTEGGIFPAIFGTVLMVMLMAVVVTPFGVIAAVYLREYAKQGFITRVIRIAVNNLAGVPSIVYGVFGLGFFVYIIGGNIDRLFFPEAAPAPVFGTPGLLWASLTLALMTLPVVIVATEEGLSRIPKSIREGSLALGATKAETLWRTVLPMASPAIMTGLILAVARAAGEVAPLMLVGVVKLAPTLPLDGNFPYLHLDRKFMHLGFHIYDVGFQSPNVEAARPLVYATSLLLVMVIIGLNMFAISIRNNLREKYRALEN; encoded by the coding sequence ATGATGAAAGCATGGTTTAAGAGCGGTTCGCCCTGGATATGGATGACCGCCGGCGCGGTCAGTTTAAATCTGATACTGGTGGTGGGCTTACTGCTGCTGATTGCGGTGCGGGGGTTGGGGCATTTCTGGCCGGCCGACATCATTGAATATCGTTATCAAGATCGCGATGGCCCGGAAAGCTCCATCATCGGTGAAGCGGTGGCGACTTCGTTACTGCCCGCAGCGCAAGCCAGGGCCGCCGGCCATGAGTTGCTGGATAACGGCGAATACTTGGTGCAGCATCTGGTAAAAACCGGTAACCGCGATATTCTCGGTAGCGATTTTCGCTGGATCCAGCAGCAATACATTCACAGCCAATCCACGCCGGACGATTTGATCATGGTCGAACGCCGCGAGTGGGGCAATTTCTATGGCCGATTGCTGGCGGTTAAGGAAGACGGCGTGGTAATCGCCCAGGGCGAGCAGGCCTGGCAGGTGGCGCAACAGAAACTGGCAACCGTGCTGAATCAGCACGACGAAATCGATAGTTTGCAGGATCACGAAGTCGGTGCGATCAACTATGAACTGGAGCGGCTGCGCTTGAAGCAGCGTGGGCTGGAACTGAAAAATGCCTGGAACGATGCTGCTAAGCAGGAGTTTGCCGCGCAAAAACAGACTTATGAAAAACAATACCAAGTGATCCAGCAACAAATCGGCAAGCTGAGCAAGGAAAGCAAACGCTATAGCTTGGTGGTTGCGGAAGCCGGAAACAAGGAAATTAGTCTGCCCTTGAATCGGGTGGTGAAAATGACCCGCCCCAACACGATGAGCGTGCTGGACAAATGCGGCGAATATGTCGCTAATTTCGCCACTTTTGTGAGCGACGAACCGCGTGAAGCCAATACCGAAGGCGGTATTTTCCCGGCTATTTTCGGTACTGTGTTGATGGTGATGCTGATGGCGGTCGTCGTCACGCCGTTCGGGGTAATCGCTGCGGTTTACCTACGTGAATACGCCAAGCAGGGCTTTATTACCCGAGTGATCCGAATTGCCGTTAATAATCTGGCCGGCGTACCGTCTATCGTTTACGGTGTGTTCGGCTTGGGTTTTTTCGTGTACATCATCGGCGGCAATATCGACCGCTTGTTTTTCCCGGAAGCCGCGCCCGCCCCGGTCTTCGGTACGCCCGGTTTGCTGTGGGCGTCGTTGACGCTGGCCTTGATGACCTTACCGGTGGTAATCGTGGCTACCGAGGAAGGTTTGTCGCGGATTCCCAAATCGATTCGAGAAGGCAGTTTGGCGCTGGGCGCCACCAAAGCCGAAACCCTATGGCGCACCGTATTGCCGATGGCTAGCCCGGCGATCATGACCGGCTTGATTTTAGCGGTGGCGCGTGCAGCCGGCGAAGTAGCACCCTTGATGCTGGTCGGCGTAGTGAAACTGGCGCCGACTTTACCTTTAGACGGCAATTTTCCTTATTTGCATCTGGATAGAAAGTTTATGCATTTAGGGTTTCATATTTACGACGTCGGCTTCCAGAGTCCGAATGTCGAAGCCGCCAGACCTTTGGTTTACGCGACGTCATTATTACTGGTGATGGTGATTATTGGTCTGAACATGTTCGCTATCTCGATACGTAACAATCTGCGGGAAAAATACCGCGCCCTGGAAAATTAA
- the pstB gene encoding phosphate ABC transporter ATP-binding protein PstB: MTTAQKNTHAIDISALKREDRKSAEQLETCIKVENLDLFYGQKQALHSVNMEMPHKKVTAYIGPSGCGKSTLLRCINRMNDLVDGVTIKGKILLDGEDIYDKSVNVAALRRRVGMVFQKPNPFPKTIYENVAYGLRIQGINDRRILDEVVEKSLRGAALWDEMKDRLNDNALGMSGGQQQRLVIARAIAIEPEVILLDEPASALDPISTLKIEELINELKEKYTIVIVTHNMQQAARVSDFTAFMYMGELIEFGETSELFTNPAKKQTEDYITGRYG, encoded by the coding sequence ATGACAACAGCCCAAAAGAATACCCACGCCATTGACATTAGTGCGTTGAAAAGGGAAGACAGAAAAAGCGCCGAACAGCTAGAAACCTGCATCAAAGTCGAAAACCTGGACTTGTTCTACGGCCAGAAGCAGGCTTTGCATAGCGTGAATATGGAAATGCCGCACAAGAAAGTGACTGCCTATATCGGTCCCAGCGGCTGCGGGAAATCGACGCTGTTGCGCTGTATCAACCGGATGAACGATCTGGTCGACGGCGTCACCATCAAAGGCAAGATTCTACTGGATGGCGAGGATATTTACGATAAATCGGTCAATGTCGCGGCTCTGCGCCGGCGAGTGGGCATGGTGTTTCAAAAGCCCAATCCGTTTCCGAAAACCATTTACGAAAATGTCGCCTACGGCCTAAGGATTCAAGGCATCAATGACCGACGTATACTCGACGAAGTGGTGGAAAAATCCTTGCGCGGCGCGGCTTTATGGGATGAGATGAAAGACCGGTTGAACGACAATGCCTTGGGGATGTCCGGCGGTCAGCAGCAAAGATTGGTGATTGCCCGGGCGATTGCCATTGAGCCGGAAGTGATTCTGTTGGACGAACCAGCCTCGGCGCTGGATCCGATCTCCACCCTGAAAATCGAAGAATTGATTAACGAATTGAAAGAAAAATATACGATAGTGATCGTCACCCATAATATGCAGCAGGCGGCGCGGGTATCCGATTTCACCGCTTTTATGTACATGGGCGAATTAATCGAATTTGGTGAAACCAGCGAGTTGTTTACCAATCCGGCGAAAAAACAAACAGAAGATTACATTACCGGCAGGTACGGCTAG
- the phoU gene encoding phosphate signaling complex protein PhoU has protein sequence MDNSKIKQHISRQFNEEMEDIRNKVLTMGGLVEQQVDLATKAFMSNDMENAEKVVQQDQYVNEMEKDIDHECTEIMAKRQPAAFDLRMLIATIKIITDLERIGDEAARIAKMTMRLEGADYYQDKYYEIEHLLNLVKDMLNGALDAYARNDVEEVIAITEQDAKVDREYTSITRQLITQMMENPRNITRALDMLWAARALERIGDHSCNVCEQVIYMVKGKDVRHLSREELERTVNSVR, from the coding sequence ATGGATAACAGCAAAATCAAACAGCACATTTCCCGTCAATTCAACGAGGAGATGGAAGATATTCGCAACAAAGTGCTGACCATGGGCGGCCTGGTTGAGCAGCAAGTCGATTTGGCGACCAAGGCTTTCATGAGTAACGACATGGAGAATGCCGAAAAAGTGGTGCAGCAAGACCAGTACGTCAACGAGATGGAAAAAGACATCGACCATGAGTGCACCGAAATCATGGCCAAGCGCCAGCCGGCGGCTTTTGATTTACGGATGTTGATCGCGACGATCAAGATCATCACCGACTTGGAGCGGATTGGCGACGAAGCGGCGCGTATCGCCAAAATGACCATGCGTCTGGAAGGTGCAGATTATTATCAGGACAAATATTACGAAATTGAACATCTGCTGAATTTGGTCAAGGATATGCTGAACGGCGCATTGGATGCTTATGCCCGAAACGATGTTGAGGAAGTGATTGCCATCACTGAACAGGACGCCAAGGTAGACCGGGAATACACCAGCATCACCCGGCAGTTGATCACGCAGATGATGGAAAACCCGCGTAACATCACCAGAGCCTTGGATATGTTGTGGGCAGCCAGGGCTTTGGAGCGGATAGGCGACCACTCCTGCAATGTCTGCGAGCAGGTAATATACATGGTGAAAGGCAAGGATGTGCGCCATCTCAGCCGCGAAGAACTGGAACGTACCGTTAATTCGGTTCGCTAG
- a CDS encoding YfiR family protein — MLLLSCLPSPQSGRADEPRFNETELKAAYLYNFAYFVTWPTANKAFQFCSYANSPVTGILAKLIEGERVNDLPIQLIIDPIPEQLHECQVIYIPAQQERILAATLEFVRPFPVLTVSDIADFEHRGGMIRLANDGLRVQPVIQLKNVTRTGLAISSKLLRSSRMIE; from the coding sequence ATGCTGTTGCTAAGCTGTTTACCATCGCCGCAGTCGGGCAGAGCGGACGAGCCGCGCTTTAACGAGACAGAACTTAAAGCAGCGTATTTATACAACTTTGCCTACTTCGTTACTTGGCCGACAGCCAATAAGGCGTTTCAGTTTTGCAGTTACGCCAATTCGCCGGTCACCGGCATACTGGCAAAACTGATCGAAGGCGAGCGGGTAAACGACTTACCGATTCAGCTGATTATCGACCCAATACCCGAACAATTGCACGAATGCCAAGTGATTTATATTCCGGCGCAACAGGAAAGAATTCTCGCCGCGACCCTAGAGTTTGTCAGACCATTTCCGGTGTTGACGGTCAGCGATATCGCCGATTTCGAACACCGAGGCGGCATGATCCGTCTGGCTAACGACGGCCTTCGGGTTCAACCGGTTATACAACTAAAAAATGTGACGCGAACCGGGCTGGCGATTAGTTCCAAGCTATTGCGCAGTTCGCGGATGATTGAGTAG
- a CDS encoding TonB-dependent receptor plug domain-containing protein has product MANKLKLASKNKRLALFCIALRTAAPAGADDTLSHLKTLSLQELSASTVSIASKNQQPISETPSAVFVISHEEIRRSGMQSIPELLRKVPGLEVARVDGNQWAISSRGFNGINANKLLVMMDGRTVYDPLNSGVYWNEQDYPLEDIDRIEVIRGPGATLWGSNAVNGVINIITRSAQESQGVLLSGGTSKEEPGFGTFRYGGQLNPDFNYRVYGKYNHREDFHFGNGEKANDSLDMGRAGFRSDWTPDARKNLIVQGDYFNGDMQQSLNSLDPVSPISPDSTKKYGGNLLLRWQQTLENDSRLQIRSYFDHAVRNQSRLDYRRSTFDLDLQHDFNWHAHHVTWGAGYRFNSDQLQQKQALLHFDPSERDVHLFNVFAQDEWRFLADELRLIYGSKVEHNDFTGFEIQPSARLLWVPSQQHSLWGAVSRAVRVPARADHDVNVLFNVAPGTTANIMGDDNFDSESAIAYELGYRFFPNDIFNLDTTLFYSDYGRLSTTEPQTPLINGDNITIPFLIANKANGEAYGWETALNWRVSERWRLQGSYSLFAIALHQRDGSLDSAATVAEGNSARNRFNLSSYFNLPYQLEFDAHWYYTDHLINQVPAYHRLDLRLGWQPNLHFELAVGAQNLLDNRHLEFSPNIDNAVISSEFERNYYLKATVRY; this is encoded by the coding sequence ATGGCAAACAAGTTAAAATTGGCGAGCAAAAATAAGCGTTTGGCGCTTTTCTGTATTGCCCTGCGGACTGCCGCGCCTGCCGGGGCGGACGATACTCTATCCCATTTAAAAACCTTATCTCTCCAAGAGCTGAGTGCGTCCACCGTTTCCATCGCCTCGAAAAACCAACAACCTATCAGCGAAACCCCGTCGGCGGTATTCGTCATCAGCCACGAAGAAATCAGACGCTCCGGGATGCAGTCGATTCCGGAACTGCTGCGCAAGGTGCCAGGCCTGGAAGTCGCGCGGGTGGATGGCAATCAATGGGCGATCAGTAGCCGCGGCTTTAACGGGATAAATGCCAACAAGCTGTTGGTGATGATGGACGGCCGCACCGTTTACGACCCACTGAACTCCGGCGTTTACTGGAACGAGCAGGACTACCCGCTGGAAGACATAGACCGTATCGAAGTGATTCGCGGCCCCGGGGCAACGCTGTGGGGCTCCAACGCCGTCAACGGTGTCATCAATATCATTACGCGTTCCGCTCAGGAATCGCAGGGCGTATTGCTGTCAGGCGGCACCAGCAAGGAAGAGCCCGGATTCGGTACGTTTCGTTACGGAGGCCAACTCAATCCGGACTTCAATTATCGAGTCTACGGTAAGTACAACCATCGCGAGGATTTTCATTTTGGCAACGGCGAAAAAGCCAATGACAGCCTTGACATGGGCCGCGCCGGTTTTCGTAGCGATTGGACCCCGGACGCCCGCAAAAACCTGATTGTGCAGGGCGACTATTTCAATGGCGACATGCAGCAGTCGCTGAATAGCCTCGACCCGGTTTCGCCCATTAGCCCCGACAGCACCAAAAAATATGGCGGCAACCTGCTGTTACGTTGGCAACAAACCCTGGAAAACGATAGCCGCCTACAAATCCGCAGTTATTTCGATCATGCCGTCCGTAACCAAAGCCGACTGGATTATCGGCGCAGCACCTTCGACCTGGATTTACAGCATGATTTCAATTGGCACGCTCATCACGTAACGTGGGGTGCCGGTTATCGCTTCAATAGCGATCAACTTCAGCAAAAACAGGCGTTGTTACACTTCGATCCATCCGAGCGCGATGTGCACTTGTTCAACGTCTTTGCTCAAGACGAATGGCGATTTCTGGCAGACGAACTGCGCTTGATATACGGCAGTAAAGTCGAGCATAACGATTTTACCGGCTTTGAGATCCAGCCTTCCGCCCGGCTGTTGTGGGTGCCCAGTCAACAACACAGCCTGTGGGGCGCGGTATCCAGAGCAGTTCGCGTGCCGGCCAGGGCAGATCACGACGTCAATGTCTTGTTCAACGTAGCCCCCGGAACCACAGCCAACATTATGGGCGACGATAATTTCGACTCGGAGAGCGCAATCGCTTACGAATTGGGCTACCGCTTTTTCCCCAACGACATCTTTAACCTGGATACTACGCTGTTTTATAGCGATTACGGCCGGCTAAGCACCACCGAACCGCAAACGCCGCTTATCAACGGCGACAACATCACTATCCCATTTCTAATTGCCAACAAGGCAAACGGTGAAGCCTACGGCTGGGAAACAGCGCTGAATTGGCGGGTTTCCGAACGCTGGCGATTACAAGGTAGTTACAGCCTGTTTGCGATTGCCTTGCACCAGCGCGACGGTAGCCTGGATAGCGCCGCGACGGTGGCTGAAGGCAATAGCGCCCGCAACCGTTTCAACCTCAGCTCCTACTTCAATCTGCCGTATCAACTGGAATTCGATGCGCATTGGTATTACACCGATCACCTGATCAATCAGGTGCCGGCCTATCATCGTCTGGACTTGCGCTTGGGCTGGCAGCCGAATCTGCATTTTGAATTGGCTGTCGGTGCGCAGAATTTGCTGGACAATAGGCATCTGGAATTCAGCCCTAATATAGATAACGCGGTGATCAGTAGCGAATTCGAACGCAATTATTACCTTAAAGCGACGGTACGCTACTAA
- a CDS encoding class I SAM-dependent methyltransferase produces the protein MTADSTKVRQRYDRLAPYFDGLEGFLEGLLFRRLRKKLWSQASGAHILEVGVGTGKNFPFYPDDGRITAIDFSPKMLEMARRKQQRKQIVVDLALMDVQALDYADNSFDTVIASFVFCSVPKPRKGLKELYRVCKPGGQVLLLEHVLSSNKALAMMMNLFNPLILNTFGANINRQTLKSVQACPFQKIFVDPASSDMIKLIRAIK, from the coding sequence ATGACGGCGGACAGCACTAAAGTCAGACAGCGCTACGATAGGCTTGCGCCTTATTTCGATGGCCTGGAAGGCTTTCTGGAAGGCTTGCTGTTTCGCCGTTTACGTAAAAAGCTCTGGTCGCAGGCTAGCGGCGCCCACATATTGGAAGTCGGGGTCGGAACGGGGAAGAACTTCCCGTTTTACCCTGATGATGGCCGGATCACCGCTATCGACTTCAGCCCGAAAATGCTGGAAATGGCCCGCCGCAAACAACAGCGTAAACAGATTGTTGTCGATCTGGCTTTGATGGATGTGCAGGCTCTGGATTATGCCGATAACAGCTTCGACACGGTCATTGCCAGTTTTGTGTTTTGTTCGGTACCGAAACCCAGAAAAGGCCTGAAAGAGCTCTATCGCGTTTGCAAACCTGGCGGTCAAGTGCTGTTGTTGGAACACGTATTAAGCTCCAACAAAGCTTTGGCGATGATGATGAATTTGTTCAACCCGCTGATTTTGAATACTTTCGGCGCCAATATTAACCGGCAGACGTTAAAAAGCGTGCAAGCTTGCCCGTTCCAAAAAATATTCGTCGATCCCGCCAGCAGCGACATGATCAAACTGATCCGCGCCATCAAATAA
- a CDS encoding Tim44 domain-containing protein, whose translation MNRKIGTLATLFIALALLLGSVQEAQAKRMGGGKSFGSKPSYSTPFQRSTSPSGASSQPTRSASQQQAAAQNQTARQNWAGRGGLMGMLGGLALGGLLGSLFFGGAFENINLMDMLLFAGVAYLLYRLFAARSRQQPAAPTGYGPAHSQPAESQNYYRETQQPAAGGSGFDTDVLFKKGRTAGLSNNEYQQAASFDANKLPAGFDQRAFLSGAESAYRYLQAAWDSRDLAEIRGLTTDKVFVEIQEQLQASSASNKTEVLKLNAELIDVREAGSELEAVVLFDALISEDGAKAEPIKEVWHFVKPINSNQTRWFLDGIQQFAE comes from the coding sequence ATGAACAGAAAGATCGGTACCTTGGCAACATTATTCATTGCGCTGGCCTTACTGCTAGGCAGTGTCCAGGAAGCGCAGGCGAAACGCATGGGCGGCGGAAAGTCTTTCGGCAGCAAACCGAGCTATAGCACACCGTTTCAACGCTCCACCTCTCCCAGTGGAGCCAGCAGCCAGCCTACCCGCTCGGCTAGCCAGCAACAAGCCGCCGCACAAAATCAAACAGCCAGACAAAATTGGGCCGGTCGCGGCGGCCTGATGGGTATGCTGGGTGGCTTGGCTTTAGGCGGACTATTGGGCTCATTGTTCTTCGGTGGCGCATTCGAAAACATCAATCTGATGGACATGCTGCTGTTTGCCGGCGTCGCCTATCTGCTGTATCGCTTGTTTGCGGCCAGATCACGTCAGCAACCCGCCGCACCGACCGGTTACGGACCAGCTCACTCACAACCAGCGGAATCGCAAAATTATTATCGCGAAACTCAACAACCGGCAGCTGGCGGCTCCGGCTTCGATACCGATGTGCTGTTCAAAAAAGGCAGAACAGCAGGATTAAGCAACAATGAATATCAACAAGCCGCTAGTTTCGATGCAAACAAGCTGCCGGCCGGATTCGATCAGCGCGCCTTTTTGAGCGGCGCAGAAAGTGCGTACCGCTACCTGCAAGCAGCTTGGGATAGTCGCGACTTGGCGGAAATCCGCGGCTTAACCACGGACAAGGTATTTGTGGAAATTCAAGAGCAATTGCAAGCATCCAGCGCCAGCAACAAAACTGAGGTTCTGAAACTCAACGCTGAATTAATTGATGTCCGCGAAGCCGGCTCGGAGTTGGAAGCGGTAGTGTTATTCGACGCATTGATCAGCGAAGATGGCGCGAAAGCCGAACCGATCAAAGAAGTATGGCATTTCGTCAAACCCATAAACAGCAATCAAACCCGCTGGTTCCTGGACGGCATTCAGCAATTTGCAGAATAA
- a CDS encoding TolC family protein — translation MNGYRYLKCGLPVLLLLTAPCLAEINSVGESLAATRGEMFSENLIVEHMDPIETDQSLSLSQLVEITLEKYPDRLVGEALAQEANALAERSDAWVAGSTAVGLNYMDDRIADDLGSREASAQVEITTWKWGQRDAGQAVAERAGVSAQKQSAAVKLEVTRLIRDALWNMEIANIGLQQAQNALSISEQLMKKVERRVELGDLPRADLLLAKGEYLQNRALVTQAEAEVMHSRKAYASLTTLSRVPGNYQEKLSDITSVTSNHPMLEAINAIIDRKQAEIEWTKTTDPINQPKLSVGAKSQRDGRSGQDIESVGVGVVMLFGGEAYNAPEIAKVNLELNNAKAQREHLYRQLEKNLHEAEHALEVTRAELAIANELKQIAETHLKMTEVSFSAGEINLLDLLKIQARSLEAIRNAKLQEVKLQRNIAFYNQAVGIQP, via the coding sequence ATGAATGGATACCGTTATCTGAAATGCGGTTTACCTGTTTTACTGCTGCTTACGGCGCCTTGCCTTGCCGAAATAAATTCTGTCGGAGAGAGCTTGGCGGCGACTCGCGGCGAAATGTTTTCGGAAAATTTGATTGTCGAGCACATGGATCCTATCGAAACCGATCAATCGCTGAGCTTGTCGCAATTAGTCGAAATAACCTTGGAAAAATATCCGGATCGCCTGGTTGGCGAAGCCTTGGCCCAGGAAGCCAACGCCTTGGCCGAACGCAGTGATGCTTGGGTGGCCGGCTCCACGGCTGTTGGTTTAAATTACATGGATGATCGAATTGCCGACGACCTGGGTTCGCGTGAGGCCTCGGCCCAAGTCGAAATCACTACCTGGAAATGGGGGCAGCGCGATGCCGGCCAGGCCGTGGCGGAGCGGGCCGGCGTTTCCGCGCAAAAGCAATCGGCGGCGGTTAAGCTGGAAGTCACACGCTTGATCAGAGATGCCTTGTGGAATATGGAAATCGCCAATATCGGTTTGCAACAGGCGCAAAATGCTTTGTCGATTTCCGAGCAATTGATGAAGAAAGTCGAACGCCGGGTGGAACTGGGCGATTTGCCGCGCGCGGATTTGTTGCTGGCCAAGGGTGAATATCTGCAAAACCGGGCGTTGGTAACCCAAGCTGAGGCGGAGGTAATGCATAGCCGTAAAGCCTATGCCAGTTTGACTACGTTGTCGCGGGTGCCGGGCAATTATCAGGAAAAACTCAGCGATATTACCTCCGTGACCAGCAACCACCCGATGTTGGAAGCTATCAATGCCATCATTGACCGCAAACAAGCAGAAATTGAATGGACCAAAACCACCGATCCTATCAATCAACCCAAGCTCAGTGTAGGCGCGAAAAGCCAACGGGATGGCCGCAGCGGGCAAGACATCGAGAGTGTCGGCGTCGGCGTGGTGATGCTATTCGGCGGAGAGGCCTATAACGCGCCGGAAATCGCGAAGGTGAATCTGGAGCTGAACAATGCCAAGGCGCAACGCGAACATCTTTACCGGCAGTTGGAGAAAAATCTGCACGAAGCCGAGCATGCTCTGGAAGTGACGCGGGCGGAGCTGGCAATAGCCAACGAGTTGAAACAAATCGCCGAAACCCATCTGAAAATGACCGAAGTCAGCTTCTCGGCCGGCGAAATCAACCTGTTGGATCTCTTAAAAATCCAGGCTCGCAGTCTGGAAGCGATTCGCAATGCCAAATTGCAGGAGGTTAAATTACAGCGCAACATCGCTTTCTACAATCAAGCGGTAGGCATACAGCCATGA
- a CDS encoding efflux RND transporter periplasmic adaptor subunit has translation MRRLIFGLLLTQALSVFAQDTQIKITQQQIDNLDIKVAQLSASQQIPLFYAPGKVVVPADREVLISSSQPGLVTQLPVNIGDKVRKGQLLAQLNSPELVGLQQAFLTAASELNLSGQERSRDQKLLQEGVIAQRRWQETQMLYSSKSAKADEARQLLLLAGMSAAEIKSLGQNHKLDNRLTIRAPIDGVVLERLTTLGARLDMQAPLYRIADLSELWLEINIPQERLSGIRLGDSVRLKGSEITAKISLLGQSVDRDNQTVLARAVIDGKAEGLRVGQNVNAQIMQNSFETGFLVPNTAIAQNEGRAYVFVRNQDGFAVTEVTVTGKQDANSLISGPLSGNEQIAIKGAVALKANWLGLGGGE, from the coding sequence ATGAGGCGGTTAATCTTCGGCCTGTTATTGACGCAGGCGTTAAGCGTGTTTGCTCAAGATACGCAGATCAAAATTACTCAGCAGCAGATCGACAATTTGGATATAAAAGTTGCGCAGCTTAGCGCTAGTCAACAGATTCCGTTGTTTTACGCGCCGGGCAAAGTGGTGGTTCCGGCAGACCGGGAGGTGTTGATCAGTAGCAGCCAACCCGGTTTGGTCACCCAATTGCCGGTCAATATCGGCGACAAGGTACGCAAAGGCCAACTGTTGGCACAGTTGAACAGCCCGGAACTCGTCGGGTTACAACAAGCATTTTTAACCGCTGCCAGCGAACTGAATTTATCCGGCCAAGAGCGCAGCCGCGATCAAAAATTATTGCAGGAAGGTGTGATTGCGCAGCGGCGCTGGCAGGAAACCCAAATGCTGTACAGCAGCAAATCGGCCAAGGCCGATGAGGCCCGGCAGTTGTTACTGTTGGCCGGCATGTCGGCCGCCGAGATTAAAAGTTTGGGTCAAAACCACAAGCTGGACAATCGTTTGACTATTCGGGCGCCCATCGACGGGGTGGTGCTGGAGCGTCTGACCACTTTGGGTGCCCGCTTGGATATGCAGGCGCCGCTGTATCGGATTGCCGATTTGTCTGAACTGTGGCTGGAAATCAATATTCCGCAGGAGCGCTTGAGCGGGATTCGGCTCGGCGATTCGGTGCGTCTGAAAGGCAGCGAGATCACTGCCAAAATTAGCTTGCTGGGTCAAAGTGTCGATCGCGATAACCAAACGGTATTGGCCAGGGCGGTGATTGACGGCAAAGCCGAGGGTTTACGCGTGGGACAGAACGTCAATGCGCAGATCATGCAAAACAGCTTTGAGACCGGCTTCCTTGTACCTAATACCGCCATTGCGCAGAACGAAGGGCGCGCTTATGTATTTGTGCGCAATCAAGACGGATTTGCCGTGACTGAAGTGACGGTTACCGGTAAGCAGGACGCCAATTCCTTGATCAGCGGACCTTTGTCCGGCAACGAGCAAATCGCCATAAAAGGCGCGGTGGCCTTGAAAGCCAATTGGTTAGGTTTGGGAGGCGGCGAATAA